A stretch of Mya arenaria isolate MELC-2E11 chromosome 14, ASM2691426v1 DNA encodes these proteins:
- the LOC128217937 gene encoding uncharacterized protein LOC128217937 has translation MVIACCLKRDGHTLKSLKEHCHASQEQSRNVNVQTISVVLKDYSNDPVSKGNSAVDDSSEPELAFWCRAGCVSTVCVSALIFLALPAGILLCVYASNNADNELLTVGIIISCLPILTLPLIVLVLFNRRCIRSSRS, from the exons ATGGTGATAGCATGTTGTTTAAAGCGAGATGGACACacattaaaaagtttaaagGAACACTGTCATGCCAGCCAAGAACAAAGTAGGAATGTAAATGTTCAGACAATCTCTGTGGTGCTTAAGGACTATTCGAATGACCCTGTTTCGAAAGGAAACTCAG CCGTTGATGACTCTTCGGAGCCGGAACTGGCGTTCTGGTGCCGTGCCGGCTGTGTTAGCACCGTTTGTGTGTCCGCCCTCATCTTTCTCGCACTTCCGGCAG GAATCCTCCTGTGTGTCTATGCATCGAATAACGCCGACAACGAACTATTGACCGTCGGCATCATTATATCCTGTCTTCCGATATTGACGCTCCCGCTTATTGTGCTGGTCTTGTTCAACCGCCGATGTATCCGTAGTTCGCGGTCCTGA
- the LOC128215993 gene encoding uncharacterized protein LOC128215993 translates to GSELLCKLFKVLLRSRCESKHGGLFKRHKVLDRKDVKKWVVPGTVVDDLERCEYHPGKKVELFCGDHQKLCCHICVSVVHRQCSVIQHIPDVARGIDDKPKFKRLPQQIADIQSQIKKLQGSREENQQCIRDSRAQILFEIRALRRKIDKTLDQLEQNTIKELDVMVATFEEQMKKDIEQSAQLSKDIKSLADSMAKTKTNNSLAYIGYFRCQKLITETKAILEDNTSKQEVELAFVQSTGLNDLIDSLMSLERFGDITNMSHVFKVENVKQFNAALKTDKEISTITGICELISGELVLVDNYNCRLKLLNQSYQVVDHCDVPTHPRDACHIAGNELAVAVNCNDENRHEVRFFNVKDSELQQTRKLTFSHIVSKIAHHSGRLYITSDTALYSYDKAGNDRRKLFEDESDAYTVYDCAVSSDGSKIYIANYSNDQLLTLDRAGNKLATISDPDMKGQREIHVSPLGHVFVCSYSSNTVLQVDREGKRKLATLATQADGLVKPQSLCYRSPISSLVVGQAENNNIVVLKVSKGGLNSEAQYFCVDCSKYYCSRCESKHCGLFKRHKLLDRQDVNKWAVVPGTVEDDIERCEHHPGKKVELFCGDHRELCCQICVSVVHRQCSVIQHIPDVANGFYDKPEFKRLSQQIADIQSKIKKLRESRKKTQQCIRDSRAHILSEIRALRRMFDQVLDQLEEDTINELDVRVATFQEQIKKDIDLSEQMNKDIKSLADNMRKNKTNDSLVCVGYSRCQKLVTQTNDFIRDTATKHEVELAFVLNTKLYDLLDSLMSVERFGKIINTSHVFKVENATQFNAALRIDKENPFISGICELLSGELVLVDNYNSRIKLLNRSYQIVDHCDVPTHPLDVCHIAGNELAVSVNSDKKNRHEVRFFNVMNLKLQQTRKLTFNHTIRQIVHYSGRLFITSDTALYTYDKVGQNGGTLFEDKADKLSVYTCAVSSDGSKIYVANVSKDQLLTLDREGNKLATLSDPDMKGPRAIHVSPLGHVFVCSYISNTVLQVDREGKRKLATLATQADGLVKPQSLCYRSHTSSLVVGQDENNNIVVLKVK, encoded by the exons GGCTCAGAACTTTTGTGTAAACTGTTCAAAGTACTACTGCGCTCTCGGTGTGAGTCCAAACATGGCGGCCTGTTTAAGAGGCACAAAGTGCTTGATCGGAAGGACGTGAAGAAATGGGTGGTGCCTGGGACGGTCGTGGACGATCTGGAAAGATGCGAGTACCATCCCGGGAAAAAGGTGGAACTGTTCTGCGGAGACCACCAAAAGCTATGTTGTCATATATGCGTCTCCGTTGTTCACAG ACAATGTTCGGTGATACAACATATACCAGACGTAGCAAGAGGTATTGATGACAAACCAAAATTCAAACGGCTTCCACAACAAATCGCCGACATCCAATCACAAATCAAGAAGCTACAGGGGTCCCGCGAGGAAAATCAACAATGCATACGGGACTCCCGTGCACAAATCCTATTCGAGATCAGAGCTTTGCGAAGAAAGATCGACAAAACCCTTGATCAATTGGAGCAAAACACAATCAAAGAGTTGGACGTTATGGTAGCAACATTTGAGGAGCAAATGAAGAAAGACATTGAACAGTCAGCACAGTTGAGCAAGGACATAAAATCACTTGCAGATAGCATGGCGAAGACTAAGACGAACAATTCCTTGGCCTATATTGGATATTTTCGATGCCAGAAATTAATTACAGAAACCAAAGCTATTCTCGAAGACAACACAAGCAAACAAGAAGTAGAGTTGGCGTTTGTGCAAAGTACTGGGCTAAACGACCTTATTGATTCTTTAATGTCTTTGGAACGGTTTGGAGATATTACTAATATGTCTCATGTTTTCAAGGTTGAGAATGTGAAACAATTCAATGCGGCACTAAAAACTGACAAAGAAATTTCAACTATAACTGGAATATGTGAACTAATAAGTGGAGAGCTCGTCCTCGTCGACAATTACAATTGCCGTTTAAAGCTCCTGAACCAGTCCTACCAGGTCGTCGATCACTGTGACGTTCCAACTCATCCACGAGATGCATGCCATATTGCGGGTAATGAGCTAGCGGTTGCTGTCAACTGTAATGATGAGAATAGACATGAAGTTCGATTCTTCAACGTTAAGGATTCAGAGCTACAACAGACAAGAAAGTTAACGTTCAGTCACATAGTATCCAAAATAGCTCATCATTCAGGGCGTCTGTATATCACATCTGACACTGCGCTTTACTCTTACGACAAGGCAGGTAATGACCGGAGAAAGTTGTTTGAGGACGAGTCGGATGCATACACCGTTTACGATTGTGCTGTAAGCTCTGATGGCAGTAAAATTTACATAGCAAATTACTCCAACGACCAACTTCTTACCTTGGATAGGGCAGGAAATAAACTAGCAACGATCAGCGATCCCGATATGAAAGGTCAACGCGAAATACACGTGTCACCTCTAGGTCACGTTTTTGTCTGCTCGTATAGCTCAAACACCGTACTTCAAGTGGACAGGGAAGGAAAGAGGAAGCTGGCTACACTGGCTACACAGGCTGATGGATTGGTGAAACCACAATCACTGTGTTACAGAAGCCCTATATCAAGTCTTGTTGTAGGACAAGctgaaaataacaacattgtTGTGTTGAAG GTCTcaa AAGGCGGACTTAACTCTGAGGCTCAGTACTTTTGTGTAGACTGTTCAAAGTACTACTGCTCGCGGTGCGAGTCCAAACATTGCGGTCTGTTTAAGCGGCACAAATTACTCGACCGGCAGGACGTAAACAAATGGGCGGTGGTGCCTGGGACAGTCGAGGACGATATTGAAAGATGCGAGCACCATCCCGGGAAAAAAGTGGAGCTATTCTGCGGGGACCACCGAGAGCTGTGTTGCCAAATATGCGTCTCCGTTGTTCACAG ACAATGTTCGGTGATACAACATATACCAGACGTAGCGAATGGTTTTTATGACAAACCAGAATTCAAACGGCTTTCACAACAAATCGCAGACATCCAATCAAAAATCAAGAAGCTGCGAGAGTCCCGCAAGAAAACGCAACAATGCATACGGGACTCCCGTGCACACATCCTTTCAGAGATCAGAGCTTTGCGAAGAATGTTCGACCAAGTTCTTGATCAATTGGAGGAAGACACAATCAATGAGTTAGACGTTAGGGTAGCAACATTTCAGGAGCAAATAAAGAAAGACATTGATCTGTCCGAACAGATGAACAAAGACATTAAATCTCTTGCAGATAACATGAGGAAGAATAAAACAAACGATTCCTTGGTCTGCGTAGGATATTCAAGATGCCAGAAATTAGTTACACAAACTAATGATTTCATCAGAGATACCGCAACCAAACACGAAGTGGAGTTGGCGTTTGTGCTTAATACAAAGCTGTATGACCTTCTTGATTCTTTAATGTCTGTGGAACGGtttggaaaaataattaatacatcCCATGTTTTCAAAGTTGAAAATGCGACACAATTCAATGCAGCACTTAGAATTGACAAAGAAAACCCATTCATAAGTGGAATATGTGAGCTACTAAGTGGAGAGCTCGTTCTCGTTGACAATTACAATAGCCGTATAAAGCTCCTAAACCGTTCCTATCAGATTGTCGATCACTGCGACGTTCCAACTCATCCACTAGATGTATGTCACATTGCGGGCAATGAGCTGGCGGTTTCCGTCAACTCTGATAAAAAGAACAGACATGAAGTTCGCTTCTTCAACGTTATGAATTTGAAGTTACAACAGACAAGAAAGTTAACGTTCAATCATACAATACGacaaatagttcattattcAGGGCGTCTGTTTATCACATCTGACACTGCACTTTACACTTACGACAAGGTTGGCCAAAATGGGGGAACGCTGTTTGAGGACAAAGCGGATAAGCTCAGTGTTTACACTTGTGCTGTAAGCTCTGATGGCAGTAAAATCTACGTCGCAAATGTCTCCAAAGACCAACTTCTTACCTTGGATAGAGAAGGAAATAAACTAGCAACGCTCAGCGATCCCGATATGAAAGGTCCACGCGCAATACACGTGTCACCTCTAGGTCACGTTTTTGTCTGCTCTTATATCTCAAACACCGTACTACAAGTGGACAGGGAAGGAAAGAGGAAGCTGGCTACACTGGCTACACAGGCTGATGGATTGGTGAAACCACAATCACTGTGTTACAGAAGCCATACATCAAGTCTTGTTGTAGGACAAgatgaaaataacaacattgttgtgttgaaggtgaaataa